In Nakamurella flava, a single genomic region encodes these proteins:
- a CDS encoding NAD-dependent epimerase/dehydratase family protein: MRVAVTGGSGKLGRAVVRDLVEHGHEVINLDRAPSADPVGTFVKVDVADYGQVLGAFLGVDDRFDNLDAVVHLAAIPAPGLVPNTAAFENNILSTHHVFAAARAARIRTVVWASSETVLGLPFGPDAPPPYIPVDEDYHPRPNSAYSLAKTLEEEMAAQFCRWDPELTMTGLRFSNVMEPADYAEFPSFDDDPSRRIWNLWGYIDARDGAQAVRLSLTRPGPGVEVCIIAAADTVMGRPSAELAADAFPDVPLTRPLDGHETLLGIDKARRLLGFAPAHSWRAEV, translated from the coding sequence ATGCGGGTAGCGGTGACGGGCGGCAGCGGCAAGCTGGGCCGGGCGGTCGTGCGGGACCTGGTCGAGCACGGTCACGAGGTGATCAACCTGGACCGGGCGCCGTCGGCCGATCCGGTCGGCACCTTCGTCAAGGTCGACGTCGCCGACTACGGCCAGGTGCTGGGGGCGTTCCTCGGCGTGGACGACCGCTTCGACAATCTCGACGCGGTCGTGCATCTCGCGGCGATCCCGGCCCCGGGCCTGGTCCCCAACACGGCGGCCTTCGAGAACAACATCCTGTCCACCCATCACGTCTTCGCCGCGGCCCGCGCCGCCCGCATCCGCACCGTGGTGTGGGCTTCCAGCGAGACCGTGCTCGGTCTGCCCTTCGGCCCGGACGCCCCGCCGCCGTACATCCCGGTCGACGAGGACTACCACCCGCGCCCGAACTCCGCGTACTCGCTGGCCAAGACGCTCGAGGAGGAGATGGCCGCCCAGTTCTGCCGCTGGGATCCGGAGCTGACGATGACCGGACTGCGGTTCTCCAACGTCATGGAGCCCGCGGACTACGCCGAGTTCCCGTCGTTCGACGACGACCCGAGCCGGCGCATCTGGAACCTGTGGGGGTACATCGACGCTCGGGACGGGGCTCAGGCCGTCCGTCTGTCGTTGACGCGCCCCGGTCCGGGCGTCGAGGTCTGCATCATCGCCGCCGCGGACACCGTGATGGGCCGCCCGAGTGCCGAGTTGGCCGCCGACGCGTTCCCCGATGTCCCCCTGACCCGTCCCCTCGACGGCCACGAGACCCTCCTGGGCATCGACAAGGCCCGTCGTCTGCTGGGTTTCGCGCCGGCGCACAGCTGGCGCGCGGAGGTCTGA
- a CDS encoding aspartate/glutamate racemase family protein, translating into MTHTGVLAQNVHGAAQCFVSYCCEGARRLGGHVYPDITVDYIGLGHTLAAAQRDPYRAREIIARSVSQLSRAGAGFFVCADNTAHLALDLPGADLEIPGLHLAQLVTEQASARGFRRLGLLGTGMTIGSDLYPRWCAAQGIDVVRPAPEDVQAVDRIVMGELINGGLSEQSRQQAQRIVRRFAEQGCDAVVLASTELPRLVVGLELALPVLDTADIAATAALDVALDDRPLPTWRGGPHPDLPRPTA; encoded by the coding sequence ATGACCCACACCGGTGTTCTCGCCCAGAACGTGCACGGGGCAGCGCAGTGCTTCGTCAGCTACTGCTGTGAGGGGGCTCGACGCCTCGGCGGGCACGTCTATCCCGACATCACCGTCGACTACATCGGTCTCGGCCACACCCTGGCCGCGGCGCAGCGGGACCCGTACCGGGCCCGGGAGATCATCGCCCGCAGCGTCTCCCAGCTGAGCCGGGCCGGCGCCGGGTTCTTCGTCTGCGCCGACAACACCGCCCATCTGGCGCTCGACCTACCGGGAGCCGACCTGGAGATCCCCGGGCTGCACCTGGCCCAACTGGTCACCGAGCAGGCCAGTGCTCGGGGGTTCCGGCGGCTCGGCCTGCTCGGGACCGGGATGACGATCGGCAGCGACCTGTACCCCCGGTGGTGTGCTGCCCAAGGCATCGACGTGGTCCGGCCGGCACCGGAGGACGTCCAGGCCGTCGACCGGATCGTCATGGGAGAGCTGATCAACGGCGGGCTGTCCGAGCAGTCCCGGCAGCAGGCGCAGCGGATCGTCCGGCGGTTCGCCGAGCAGGGGTGCGATGCGGTCGTTCTGGCCTCCACCGAACTACCCCGCCTGGTCGTGGGTCTGGAGCTCGCTCTCCCGGTCCTGGACACGGCGGACATCGCGGCCACGGCCGCCTTGGACGTCGCGCTGGACGATCGGCCGCTACCGACCTGGCGAGGTGGCCCGCATCCCGACCTGCCCCGTCCCACCGCCTGA